In Listeria cossartiae subsp. cossartiae, one genomic interval encodes:
- the flhB gene encoding flagellar type III secretion system protein FlhB: MAKDNKTEKATPRRIKKARNEGNVAKSKELNNAFSLLIVAGLLYFFGEMFIKNTIQAFVALLKQPPKLANMESYSLFYLMEFGKVLLPVMIMVVIFGLMNYGVQVGILFSAKAVKPQFKRLNPANYFKRVFSVKGLVEVVKALLLITLLSYVAYIGFRDHLDTLISYTGQNWLYSLGQIFALFKNEFLALFLVIAVIGLLDFFYQRYDYKKGLRMSKQEIKDEMKDSEGRPEVKQRQRSIARGLLQGSITKKMADATFVVNNPTHISVVMRYDKTKDHAPKLLVKGEDELALFIRQVADTDGVPMITNRQLARSIYYTTNPDEYIQEDLYKDVIEVMKELMDADKIKF, translated from the coding sequence TTGGCGAAGGATAATAAAACGGAAAAAGCAACGCCGCGCCGCATTAAGAAAGCTCGAAATGAAGGTAATGTGGCGAAAAGTAAAGAACTAAATAATGCTTTTTCACTGCTAATTGTAGCTGGGCTTCTTTATTTTTTTGGAGAAATGTTTATTAAAAACACGATTCAAGCATTTGTTGCTCTTTTGAAACAGCCGCCGAAGCTTGCGAACATGGAAAGCTATAGTTTGTTTTATTTAATGGAATTTGGCAAAGTACTACTGCCAGTTATGATTATGGTCGTGATTTTTGGTTTGATGAATTACGGGGTGCAAGTTGGGATTTTATTTTCCGCGAAAGCAGTGAAGCCCCAATTTAAACGGCTAAATCCGGCGAACTACTTTAAGCGAGTGTTTAGTGTGAAGGGGCTTGTCGAGGTTGTGAAAGCGTTACTGTTGATTACGCTGCTTTCATACGTGGCGTATATTGGCTTTCGGGACCACTTAGATACGCTCATTAGCTACACCGGGCAAAATTGGCTTTACTCACTTGGACAAATTTTCGCGTTATTTAAAAATGAATTTCTGGCGCTCTTCCTTGTAATCGCAGTAATAGGGCTACTCGACTTCTTTTATCAGCGTTATGACTATAAAAAAGGCTTGCGGATGTCGAAGCAGGAAATTAAAGACGAAATGAAAGATTCAGAAGGTCGACCGGAAGTGAAACAGCGTCAAAGAAGCATTGCGCGGGGACTTCTCCAAGGTTCGATTACGAAAAAAATGGCGGACGCGACTTTTGTTGTTAATAATCCGACCCATATCTCGGTTGTGATGCGATATGACAAAACAAAAGATCATGCGCCGAAATTGCTCGTTAAAGGAGAAGATGAGCTGGCACTGTTTATTCGTCAGGTGGCGGATACGGACGGGGTGCCGATGATTACGAATAGACAGCTGGCGCGGAGTATTTACTATACGACGAATCCAGATGAATACATACAGGAAGATTTATATAAAGATGTTATTGAAGTGATGAAAGAATTGATGGACGCAGACAAAATCAAGTTCTAA
- a CDS encoding flagellar motor protein MotB has product MAKRRKKPQEEHVDETWLIPYSDLLTLLLALFIVLFASSSVDAKKFEQMGNAFKKIVEEGAAGNQAYVSKEKGPDDPNVNAVLKAMEEQDKKKEATEQEKAKKAAAALLKKQNEEKIEAFKKQIDSYIAAENLGTKMTTKYSDEGLLITIRDDILFQSGSAELSAGKREIAKEIGELFAQGKGTMEGIVSGHTDNVPISTSIYSSNWELSVARAVNFMEAIIQENSEVNPGEFSARGYGEFRPVAKNDIAANREKNRRVEIMVRPINRDTLDEDE; this is encoded by the coding sequence GTGGCCAAGCGTCGCAAGAAACCGCAGGAGGAACACGTTGATGAAACGTGGCTAATTCCATATAGTGATTTGCTGACACTTTTACTTGCTCTATTTATCGTTCTGTTTGCCTCCAGTTCAGTTGATGCAAAAAAATTCGAACAAATGGGAAATGCGTTTAAGAAAATTGTGGAGGAAGGCGCGGCAGGCAACCAAGCATATGTATCAAAAGAAAAAGGACCAGATGATCCAAATGTGAATGCAGTCTTGAAGGCGATGGAAGAGCAAGATAAAAAGAAAGAAGCAACCGAACAAGAGAAAGCCAAAAAAGCAGCAGCAGCCTTACTTAAAAAGCAAAATGAAGAAAAGATTGAAGCCTTTAAAAAACAAATTGATAGTTATATAGCAGCAGAGAATTTAGGAACAAAAATGACGACCAAGTATTCGGATGAAGGACTTTTGATTACGATTCGTGATGATATTTTATTCCAGTCGGGTAGTGCAGAATTATCAGCTGGGAAACGCGAAATAGCCAAAGAAATCGGCGAACTTTTTGCGCAAGGTAAGGGAACGATGGAAGGGATTGTTTCTGGACATACGGATAACGTGCCGATAAGTACATCGATTTATTCTTCCAACTGGGAACTAAGTGTCGCCCGTGCCGTTAATTTCATGGAAGCGATCATTCAAGAAAATAGTGAAGTAAACCCCGGCGAGTTTAGTGCTCGTGGCTACGGCGAATTCAGACCCGTCGCCAAAAATGATATCGCAGCAAATCGCGAAAAAAATCGGCGTGTAGAAATCATGGTGCGCCCAATTAATCGCGATACGCTTGATGAAGATGAGTAG
- a CDS encoding CheR family methyltransferase, translating to MIPDLEKDYLYFTRVVKRDLGLDLALYKETQMKRRILSFIVKKKYITFGEFFKHLKKDAMLLDEFISLITINVSSFFRNRNRWDALEKQVIPRLLEDSRGKLRVWSAACSSGEEPYSLAIMMERSVGTRHYDILATDLEPAILKRAVIGEYQSRQMEELSEQERHTAFVEKGDTYQILPKYRKSIRFRRHDLLTDYYEKGFDLIVCRNVLIYFTAEGKHQAYQKFADSLRRGGVLFIGGSEQILNPADYGLATLNNFFYIKT from the coding sequence ATGATTCCAGATTTGGAGAAGGATTATCTTTACTTTACTCGTGTCGTCAAAAGGGACTTAGGTTTAGATTTAGCGCTTTATAAAGAAACGCAAATGAAACGGCGGATTTTGTCTTTTATTGTGAAGAAGAAATATATTACTTTTGGAGAATTTTTTAAACACCTCAAAAAAGATGCCATGTTGTTGGATGAATTTATTAGTTTGATTACGATTAATGTGTCGTCGTTTTTCCGTAATCGTAATCGCTGGGATGCGCTGGAAAAACAAGTGATTCCAAGGTTGCTGGAAGATAGTCGCGGAAAACTTCGGGTTTGGAGCGCGGCTTGTTCATCGGGCGAGGAACCGTATTCGCTAGCGATTATGATGGAACGCTCAGTCGGTACAAGGCATTATGATATTTTGGCGACAGACCTTGAGCCAGCTATTTTAAAGCGCGCGGTCATTGGGGAATATCAAAGCCGCCAAATGGAAGAGTTGAGCGAACAAGAACGTCATACGGCATTTGTTGAAAAAGGGGATACATATCAGATTTTACCTAAATATCGAAAATCGATTCGTTTTAGACGGCACGATTTACTGACCGATTATTACGAAAAAGGTTTTGATTTAATTGTTTGTCGTAATGTGTTGATTTATTTCACGGCAGAAGGCAAGCATCAAGCATATCAGAAATTTGCAGATTCATTAAGACGTGGCGGCGTTCTTTTCATCGGAGGATCAGAACAGATTTTGAACCCGGCTGATTACGGGCTAGCCACATTAAATAATTTTTTCTACATAAAAACCTAG
- the motA gene encoding flagellar motor stator protein MotA codes for MEITTIIGLVLAVIVIAGSFMIQNISLAMLFSAEALIVIILGTITAVMMAHPWSDVKVVPKLFKILFTKEKMPDKVEVLVQYKEYADEIRRSGVLALEDSVDEIEDPFMKRGMRLVVDGQSSPEFLRDVLEEEVASMEERHAAYAKIFASAGAYAPTLGVLGAAMGLIHAMGEMSNPDKLSEAIAAAFVCTIFGIFTGYVLWTPFANKLKVKSQKEVHLRYMMIEGVVALQERNAPRVVEERLLSFLSPKEKDVLRNGKGKKTREVEEIERGQASQETAGGTR; via the coding sequence GTGGAAATAACAACGATAATAGGACTTGTGTTGGCAGTGATAGTCATTGCAGGTTCATTCATGATTCAAAATATATCACTGGCGATGTTATTTAGCGCTGAAGCTTTAATTGTCATCATTCTTGGGACAATTACGGCTGTTATGATGGCGCACCCATGGAGTGATGTAAAAGTAGTACCGAAACTATTCAAAATTCTTTTCACAAAAGAGAAGATGCCGGACAAAGTAGAAGTACTCGTGCAATACAAAGAATATGCAGACGAAATTAGGCGTAGCGGGGTACTGGCGCTGGAAGATTCTGTCGATGAAATTGAAGATCCATTTATGAAACGAGGCATGCGCTTAGTTGTAGATGGACAATCTTCCCCAGAATTTTTACGGGATGTTTTGGAAGAAGAGGTAGCGAGCATGGAAGAACGCCATGCTGCTTATGCCAAGATTTTTGCATCAGCCGGAGCATATGCGCCGACGCTCGGTGTACTTGGAGCAGCGATGGGACTCATTCATGCGATGGGCGAAATGTCGAACCCAGACAAACTGAGCGAAGCAATAGCCGCGGCGTTTGTTTGTACCATTTTCGGTATTTTTACCGGTTACGTGCTTTGGACACCATTTGCCAATAAATTAAAAGTGAAATCACAAAAAGAAGTGCATTTGAGATATATGATGATTGAGGGAGTCGTCGCGCTTCAAGAACGAAATGCACCACGTGTTGTGGAAGAACGTTTATTATCTTTTTTAAGTCCAAAAGAGAAAGATGTGCTGCGAAATGGAAAAGGGAAGAAAACGAGAGAAGTGGAGGAAATTGAGCGTGGCCAAGCGTCGCAAGAAACCGCAGGAGGAACACGTTGA
- a CDS encoding chemotaxis protein: MTEEKGILLQSGTNELEIVTFTVGENLFCINVLKVKEIIHPLEVTPVPDSNPAIEGVSQVRGEIMPVVNLARVMKLPEIEPENTKFIITELNQMKIVFRVDEVHRIQRISWEQIEEPEKLSIGLEELAVGIVKLDGNLVLLLDYEKIIYEISGNADFAVTGEDRMARKVNREEKTIFIAEDSQMLRQLLEDTLHEAGYTNLQFFANGREAQEHIFKLLKEQKEQTFENVNLLITDIEMPQMDGHHLTKVIKEDEIGRELPVVIFSSLITEDLEHKGAGVGADAQVSKPNIHQLINILDELVL; encoded by the coding sequence ATGACAGAAGAAAAAGGAATTTTACTACAAAGTGGAACAAATGAACTGGAAATTGTTACATTTACTGTTGGCGAAAACTTATTTTGTATTAACGTTTTAAAAGTGAAAGAAATTATTCATCCGCTTGAAGTGACGCCTGTACCAGATTCGAACCCGGCAATTGAAGGCGTTTCCCAAGTCCGCGGCGAAATCATGCCAGTCGTGAACCTTGCTCGTGTGATGAAATTACCCGAAATCGAACCAGAAAACACGAAATTTATTATTACAGAACTAAACCAAATGAAAATCGTTTTCCGTGTAGATGAGGTTCATCGTATCCAACGTATTTCGTGGGAACAAATTGAAGAACCAGAAAAACTATCGATTGGTTTAGAAGAATTAGCAGTTGGTATCGTGAAACTAGACGGCAATCTAGTGCTATTGCTTGATTATGAAAAAATCATTTATGAAATCAGCGGAAATGCCGATTTTGCTGTTACTGGTGAAGACCGCATGGCACGAAAAGTAAACCGTGAAGAGAAGACAATCTTTATAGCTGAAGACTCACAAATGCTGCGTCAACTGCTTGAAGATACGCTTCATGAGGCCGGTTATACAAATCTGCAGTTCTTTGCAAATGGTCGCGAAGCACAAGAACATATTTTCAAATTGCTCAAAGAACAAAAAGAGCAAACGTTTGAAAATGTTAACTTGTTAATCACGGATATCGAAATGCCGCAAATGGACGGGCATCATTTAACAAAAGTAATTAAAGAAGATGAAATTGGCCGTGAATTGCCAGTTGTTATTTTCTCTTCGTTAATTACAGAAGACCTGGAACATAAAGGCGCGGGTGTCGGAGCTGATGCGCAAGTAAGTAAACCGAATATTCATCAACTGATTAATATTTTAGATGAGCTAGTTTTATAA
- a CDS encoding tetratricopeptide repeat-containing glycosyltransferase family 2 protein gives MRPLISICMIVKNEAHILRQSLASFRKFTEEIIIVDTGSTDETKEIAQEFTDFVYDFEWTGNFSDARNFAAKHATGKWILAIDADECLEEESYRKLEKQLKSPTEPIQMAQIISFTGEKGRVTTTNQMARVYKNDGTICFRGVIHEQLEAIDKRPIAAGVAEVKIYHYGYMSEIVEKQDKSDRNLRLLEKEVKNNKNSGFVHFNIGQEMNRLGNKKEALKEFSEAFRLRDHNHYIWAKLSAYHIAELLEQEKRYDESLAIIEEARVIWPNVPEFPLKKANILYVNHQLEDAKEIYQSLLENTAIDYQPIVLYEATNFMPHKMLGTIYLEEKDYTRAMTHFSKAYAENSSDYGVMFQMIMLLSKFHQPKEIFAFMDRHHFISSTETGLRLLSMTTQQGYAELSELIVQSLTDVYPPVAEATEVKIATIRNVFPVISESAILFGIKEELIDAADLCLWHYENPQLPIERVMKNSDVGDIYDFIFENGPRISKKRYLFVLERAIALGKGEFADYLLALRHVYHDSINSHIADLFFQYDFADIALDFYNIVDADEVTKQGYINLINYLVDADVLDEALAIAERGIDNFSTDFRFYLWAIKIDTENRANRISEAMDEFPNNRYLAKLLDEVTMLQDTVTNNR, from the coding sequence ATGCGGCCGTTAATTTCGATTTGTATGATAGTCAAAAATGAAGCACATATTTTAAGACAAAGTTTAGCGTCTTTTAGAAAATTTACGGAAGAAATCATTATTGTAGATACAGGTTCCACTGACGAAACCAAGGAAATCGCGCAAGAATTCACTGATTTTGTCTATGACTTTGAATGGACAGGCAACTTTTCTGATGCAAGAAACTTTGCGGCCAAACATGCAACGGGAAAATGGATTTTAGCGATTGATGCAGATGAATGTTTGGAAGAGGAAAGTTACCGCAAATTAGAAAAACAGTTAAAATCACCAACGGAACCAATTCAAATGGCGCAAATCATTAGCTTTACAGGGGAAAAAGGGCGAGTGACAACAACAAACCAAATGGCGCGAGTTTATAAAAATGACGGCACGATTTGCTTCCGCGGCGTGATCCATGAACAACTAGAAGCAATCGACAAACGCCCGATTGCAGCTGGCGTTGCTGAAGTAAAAATTTATCATTATGGCTATATGTCGGAAATTGTCGAAAAACAAGATAAATCAGACCGTAATTTACGTTTGTTAGAAAAAGAAGTTAAAAATAATAAAAATAGCGGCTTCGTGCATTTTAATATTGGGCAAGAAATGAATCGACTTGGTAATAAAAAAGAAGCGCTTAAAGAATTTTCCGAAGCGTTCCGATTGCGCGACCACAACCACTACATTTGGGCGAAACTAAGCGCTTATCATATTGCTGAGCTACTTGAGCAAGAAAAACGCTATGACGAAAGTTTGGCCATTATCGAAGAAGCAAGAGTCATTTGGCCAAATGTACCTGAATTCCCACTTAAAAAAGCCAATATTTTATATGTGAACCACCAACTCGAGGATGCGAAAGAAATTTATCAAAGTCTGCTAGAAAATACCGCTATTGACTACCAACCAATCGTGTTGTACGAAGCAACCAATTTTATGCCGCACAAAATGCTAGGAACGATTTACTTAGAGGAAAAAGATTATACGCGCGCGATGACTCATTTTTCTAAAGCCTATGCGGAAAACAGTTCCGATTACGGTGTGATGTTCCAAATGATTATGCTGCTTAGCAAGTTCCATCAACCAAAAGAAATTTTCGCTTTTATGGATCGTCATCACTTTATCTCTAGCACGGAAACGGGCTTGCGCTTACTTTCGATGACAACGCAACAAGGTTACGCGGAATTGTCCGAACTCATTGTTCAATCGCTAACCGATGTGTATCCGCCAGTCGCAGAAGCAACCGAAGTGAAAATCGCAACGATCCGCAACGTCTTCCCAGTAATTAGCGAATCTGCTATTTTATTTGGAATTAAAGAAGAGCTAATTGATGCAGCCGACTTATGTTTATGGCATTACGAAAATCCGCAATTACCAATCGAACGCGTCATGAAAAATAGCGATGTTGGCGACATTTACGATTTTATCTTTGAAAATGGTCCGCGAATTAGCAAGAAACGTTATTTATTTGTTTTAGAACGGGCGATTGCACTTGGAAAAGGCGAGTTTGCTGATTACTTATTGGCGCTTCGTCACGTTTACCATGACAGCATTAATAGCCATATTGCGGACTTGTTTTTCCAATATGATTTTGCGGATATCGCGCTCGATTTCTACAATATCGTTGATGCAGACGAAGTGACCAAACAAGGCTATATCAACCTAATTAATTATTTAGTAGATGCTGATGTACTGGATGAGGCGCTTGCGATTGCAGAACGAGGCATCGATAATTTTAGTACTGATTTCCGTTTTTACCTTTGGGCAATCAAAATTGATACCGAAAACCGCGCGAACCGAATCAGCGAGGCAATGGATGAATTTCCGAATAACCGTTATTTAGCAAAACTGTTGGATGAAGTTACGATGTTGCAAGATACAGTTACAAACAATCGATAG
- a CDS encoding flagellar basal-body rod protein FlgG, producing MKGLYIGAAGMMNYMQHIQVHSNNVANAQTPGFKFDQLTSEVISRNKVNYQNGPVTRQVGTIDYGVRPAATHINLTAGSSYITNRDRDFFMQDTNPALGSNFFITAKNGEISLSRGGQFHSDQFGFLRTADGANLLSATGEAIQVGQKTSIRAEANGDLYNAETNQYLGRLGTKFVSANQADSLVKDGEGRLHVNGINTMNLPAGQGIIQNGVIETSNVDLGVEMVQLMDNQRMVQASKNVVNMFDKVYDKEATGLIRQ from the coding sequence ATGAAGGGATTATATATTGGGGCAGCTGGGATGATGAACTATATGCAACATATTCAAGTACATTCGAATAACGTGGCTAACGCGCAGACGCCGGGTTTCAAATTTGATCAGCTTACGAGTGAAGTGATTTCGAGAAACAAAGTGAACTATCAGAATGGGCCTGTCACTAGGCAAGTTGGGACAATTGATTACGGCGTTCGACCTGCTGCGACGCATATTAATTTAACAGCTGGTTCGAGTTACATTACAAACCGCGACCGAGATTTCTTTATGCAAGATACGAATCCAGCACTAGGAAGTAATTTTTTCATCACAGCTAAAAATGGCGAAATTTCGCTTTCACGCGGTGGACAGTTTCATTCCGATCAGTTTGGTTTTCTGCGGACAGCGGATGGTGCCAATTTACTTAGTGCGACTGGAGAGGCGATTCAAGTGGGGCAAAAAACATCTATTCGCGCCGAGGCAAATGGTGATTTATACAATGCGGAAACCAATCAATACTTGGGCCGCCTTGGAACAAAATTTGTTTCAGCCAACCAAGCAGATAGTTTGGTGAAGGATGGGGAAGGTAGACTTCATGTAAATGGCATAAACACAATGAATTTACCAGCTGGACAAGGGATTATCCAAAATGGTGTTATCGAAACGTCGAATGTTGATTTAGGCGTAGAAATGGTGCAACTAATGGATAACCAGCGCATGGTACAAGCTTCGAAAAATGTCGTCAATATGTTTGATAAAGTGTACGACAAAGAAGCAACCGGATTAATTCGTCAGTAA
- a CDS encoding flagellar biosynthesis protein FlhA: MGNLGAIKKYFAILIAVSFVIALIVPLPPFVLDLVLVTILAFSVLVYMRATSIKDWNELKSFPSLLLLMGIFRVSINISTTRAILTTGDPGQVIKQFGNFVIGSNFVVGIVIFIILIVFQFIVANGSSRTAEVAARFTLDALPGKQMAIDADLNQRLITEPEAKEKRAYLNMETEFYGAMDGAGKFVKGDVLFTVLLAVVNIVFGLIVGMVQGGLSFGEAAVKYTELTIGDGIVSQIGSLLMAMSAGVIVTRVFDGSDDNVAVGIFKELMQNSVVVYTLAAMFVLMGVFSPLPTIPFVGIGVVLGIIGYRTQFNLKKKEQLELEKEMELIQSETNSAEAEHNQAFGAAREKFPVVVELGLNIAALVKQKMNGETAKDKVVLMRKSILQDLGIGVPGINFKDNTSFQPRGKYEIKVKGVAVASGVLKAGHLLALKTPGVMMDLDAEPTKDPIFGEDGYWILPGELEDAQMKNYQVLEPLSILITHLDVVLRKNLHELLMRQQIKDLIDGLADENQILIDEIKKKEIDYSLIQGVLRQLLKEGISVRDLPTIVEGIIDGQTIYPNDLDGITAFVRERISKVICEQAKNQDGKIYALLLQDSIEMDTEIVNTPYYGYALNWALDKELPIIQKVRDTVNKAQLTGREPVILTRRKDFRFGFVRVLERYQLDVPVLSISELSPETEVEQIALIEPT; encoded by the coding sequence ATGGGGAATTTAGGTGCTATAAAAAAATATTTTGCTATCTTGATTGCGGTCTCGTTTGTTATTGCACTTATTGTGCCATTACCTCCATTTGTGTTGGATTTAGTGCTTGTGACGATCTTGGCGTTCTCAGTGTTAGTTTACATGCGTGCCACATCAATTAAAGATTGGAATGAATTGAAGTCATTTCCGTCTTTACTACTTTTGATGGGGATATTTCGGGTTTCGATAAATATTTCGACGACGCGGGCGATTTTAACGACTGGAGATCCGGGGCAAGTAATTAAGCAATTCGGGAACTTTGTTATTGGTAGTAATTTTGTTGTTGGGATTGTTATTTTTATTATTTTAATCGTCTTTCAGTTTATTGTGGCAAATGGTTCTTCGCGGACGGCCGAAGTGGCTGCGAGATTTACGCTGGATGCTTTGCCTGGTAAACAGATGGCGATTGATGCGGATTTGAATCAACGGTTGATTACAGAGCCGGAAGCCAAAGAAAAACGCGCTTACTTGAATATGGAAACCGAATTCTACGGGGCGATGGACGGAGCTGGGAAATTTGTAAAAGGGGACGTTCTTTTTACCGTTTTACTCGCCGTCGTCAATATCGTTTTTGGTTTAATTGTCGGAATGGTCCAAGGTGGGCTTTCGTTCGGGGAAGCTGCGGTGAAATATACGGAGTTAACAATCGGGGACGGCATCGTGAGCCAGATTGGTTCGCTTTTGATGGCGATGTCTGCTGGGGTTATTGTTACTCGGGTATTTGACGGATCGGATGATAACGTTGCGGTCGGGATTTTCAAAGAATTAATGCAAAACTCGGTGGTTGTTTATACGCTTGCCGCGATGTTTGTTTTAATGGGTGTATTTAGCCCGCTGCCAACGATTCCGTTTGTCGGGATTGGCGTTGTACTTGGGATTATCGGCTATCGTACGCAATTCAATTTAAAGAAAAAAGAGCAGCTGGAATTGGAAAAAGAAATGGAATTAATTCAGTCGGAAACGAATTCGGCGGAAGCAGAGCATAACCAAGCTTTTGGCGCGGCACGTGAGAAGTTCCCGGTGGTAGTCGAACTTGGCTTAAACATCGCTGCACTTGTGAAGCAAAAAATGAACGGGGAAACGGCGAAGGATAAAGTCGTCTTGATGCGAAAATCGATTTTACAAGATTTAGGTATTGGGGTTCCGGGGATTAATTTTAAAGATAATACGAGTTTTCAGCCGCGCGGGAAATATGAAATTAAGGTCAAAGGTGTGGCGGTTGCGAGTGGTGTTTTGAAAGCGGGGCATTTGTTGGCTTTGAAAACGCCGGGTGTGATGATGGACCTTGATGCGGAGCCGACCAAGGATCCGATTTTCGGGGAAGATGGTTATTGGATTTTGCCGGGTGAGCTAGAAGATGCGCAGATGAAAAACTATCAAGTGCTCGAGCCGCTGAGTATTTTGATTACGCATTTGGATGTTGTACTGCGGAAGAACTTGCATGAACTACTGATGCGCCAACAAATTAAAGATTTAATTGATGGCCTTGCTGATGAAAACCAAATTTTGATTGATGAAATTAAGAAAAAAGAAATCGATTATTCGCTCATTCAAGGAGTGTTACGTCAGCTCTTGAAAGAAGGGATTTCGGTCCGCGATTTACCAACGATTGTTGAAGGGATTATTGACGGACAAACGATTTATCCAAATGATTTGGATGGCATTACGGCGTTTGTTAGGGAGCGGATTTCGAAAGTTATTTGTGAACAAGCGAAAAACCAAGATGGCAAAATTTACGCGCTACTTTTACAAGATTCGATTGAAATGGATACGGAAATTGTCAACACGCCGTATTATGGCTACGCGCTTAACTGGGCGCTCGACAAGGAACTTCCAATCATCCAAAAAGTAAGGGATACCGTAAATAAAGCGCAACTTACTGGGCGCGAACCTGTCATTTTAACGAGGCGGAAAGATTTTCGGTTTGGCTTTGTACGAGTTTTAGAAAGATATCAATTGGATGTGCCGGTGCTCTCGATTAGTGAACTGTCGCCGGAAACAGAAGTGGAGCAAATCGCACTGATTGAACCAACTTGA
- a CDS encoding DUF3964 family protein has translation MGRMENIKNLAFFEDKPGLAEQILVLEKKTQLFLPNEFEIRQTVGYQIGDKEVILGRLESFYFLALKGVDEDNYRSQAFASEADAKAFFVHLPEMENELVAFWLNEVELVR, from the coding sequence ATGGGACGAATGGAAAACATTAAAAATTTAGCGTTTTTTGAGGATAAACCTGGACTCGCAGAACAAATTCTCGTGCTTGAAAAGAAAACACAACTTTTCTTACCGAATGAATTTGAAATTAGACAAACAGTTGGCTATCAAATCGGGGATAAAGAAGTCATTTTAGGTCGGCTCGAGTCATTTTATTTTCTCGCTTTAAAAGGTGTCGATGAAGATAACTACCGCTCGCAAGCATTTGCCAGTGAAGCGGATGCTAAAGCGTTTTTCGTTCATTTACCAGAAATGGAAAACGAGTTAGTTGCCTTTTGGTTAAATGAAGTGGAATTAGTTCGCTGA
- the flhF gene encoding flagellar biosynthesis protein FlhF, with the protein MGKHLVEKMEIFKGNSKREIHKKIQLVTNEPYKITDERVTKLGIFKKQYEVTAVIMSEVAIADGRMDFQETFQKSVVKQRPKTDDLLKKEKLLEMLAAGAELAQSTPLLEERKTQEEELSTMRQELAALNRELAVKMREEREQNSDFVKFLKSRGISDTYVADFMQAGRKQFKQVETAHLDDITDWFVPYLSGKLAVEDSFDLSNHRIISLIGQTGVGKTTTLVKLGWQLLKQNRTVGFITTDTFRSGAVEQFQGYADKLDVELIVATSPAELEEAVQYMTYVNGVDHILIDTVGRNYLAEESVNEIAAYTDVVHPDLTCFTFSSGMKSADVMTILPKLAEIPIDGFIITKMDETTRIGDLYTVMQETNLPVLYMTDGQNITENIFRPKSRWLAERFVGTDRRQVLE; encoded by the coding sequence ATGGGAAAACATTTAGTAGAAAAGATGGAAATTTTTAAGGGGAACTCCAAGCGAGAAATACATAAAAAAATTCAATTAGTAACGAATGAGCCATATAAAATTACGGACGAACGTGTCACAAAGCTTGGGATTTTTAAGAAACAGTATGAAGTGACGGCGGTCATTATGAGCGAAGTGGCGATTGCGGATGGACGAATGGACTTCCAGGAAACCTTCCAAAAATCCGTCGTGAAACAAAGACCGAAAACAGATGACTTATTGAAAAAGGAAAAACTGTTAGAAATGCTGGCTGCGGGAGCGGAACTGGCGCAATCGACGCCGCTTCTCGAAGAACGGAAAACACAGGAAGAAGAGCTGTCGACAATGCGGCAAGAACTGGCAGCTTTAAACCGGGAGCTGGCTGTGAAAATGCGCGAGGAACGTGAACAGAACAGTGATTTCGTGAAGTTTTTGAAGAGTCGCGGGATTAGTGATACGTATGTGGCGGACTTTATGCAAGCGGGGCGGAAGCAGTTTAAGCAAGTAGAAACGGCACATTTGGATGATATTACGGATTGGTTTGTTCCGTATTTATCGGGAAAATTGGCGGTGGAGGATTCGTTTGATTTAAGCAACCACCGGATTATTTCTTTAATTGGGCAAACGGGGGTTGGGAAAACGACCACGCTTGTGAAACTTGGTTGGCAGCTTTTAAAACAAAACCGCACAGTGGGCTTTATTACAACGGATACTTTCCGGTCAGGCGCGGTTGAGCAGTTTCAAGGCTATGCTGATAAACTCGATGTGGAGCTTATCGTTGCGACAAGCCCAGCGGAACTGGAAGAAGCCGTGCAGTATATGACGTATGTTAATGGAGTCGATCACATTTTGATTGATACGGTTGGGAGAAATTATTTAGCCGAAGAATCAGTGAATGAGATTGCCGCATACACCGATGTGGTGCATCCAGATTTAACGTGTTTTACGTTCTCGTCAGGAATGAAAAGCGCGGATGTGATGACGATTTTACCAAAATTAGCAGAAATTCCAATCGACGGTTTTATTATTACAAAAATGGATGAAACGACGCGGATTGGTGATTTATACACCGTGATGCAAGAAACGAATTTGCCAGTGTTATACATGACAGACGGACAAAATATTACGGAAAATATTTTCAGACCAAAGAGTCGTTGGTTAGCGGAACGGTTTGTTGGAACGGATAGGAGGCAGGTGCTGGAATGA